The sequence below is a genomic window from Brevibacillus laterosporus.
TTTTTCAATAGGTGCTTTTTTGATAATCAGCAATGATCTTGATAGACATATCAGGTGATATGAAATGGTAGGGACAAGAAGGCGGTCAATTATCGCCTCCTGCTAAAATGAATGAAGTAAGAGAAAAAATGTGAGTACTATCATACAATAATAAGAGATTACAAAATAATCAAAAAAAACTAAAAAAGAAAAGGAAGAGAAAAATGGGATACTATCTGTTTTTCTTTATGACACAGAATTTGTCTCCTTCTTATCTAACTGCGTTACATAAGCATCTCTACCTGCTCCTAGACCCACAAGTAGCTGTATCAATATAACTATGACAACCCCAATAAGAGGAAGATTCCAGCCATTTGTGACATCATGTAAAAATCCAAACAAAATAGGTCCGCAAGCCGCCAGGGCATAACCAATCGATTGGGCCATACCGGATAACTCTGCTGATACCATAACATTGGGTGCGCGCAAGGCGAACATGGTGAGAGCTAGACTGATACTGCCCCCTTGGCCTAATCCAATAAAGATAATCCATAAAAGCAACAACGAATTACTTCCAATGAAGAGTCCAGTAAACCCAATCATGCCAAATAACGACATAAGAACGGCAAGTCCACGTTGATTTTTACTGCGACCAGCGATCATAGGAACAATAAAGCTAACCGGTAAACTAACAAATTGCATCAAAGACAAAATCCAACCTGCTGATTCCGCACTATAACCACGATCAAATAAGATGGCTGGTAACCAAGAAATGCTTACATAAAACGCTAACGATTGCAAACCCATGAACAGAGTAACTTGCCATGCAAGCGGGCAACACCATATGCTTTTGCTAGTAGTCTTGTTAGTTGAGTAGCCTTTTGGAATGTGACGTGATTGTAGCTGAGGAATCCAGATCAATGCAGCAACAATGCTTAGAGCGGCAACACTCAATAGAGAACCTCTCCATCCTATTTGTAAGCCGTGTGCAATCGGTACACTAAGTCCAGATGCCAGTGCTGCAAAAATACTCATTGATAGAGAATAGGCCCCGGTCATAATTCCTAGGTTATGAGGAAAATCGCGTTTGATCAGGCTAGGTAGCAATACATTCCCAACTGCAATTGCTAAGCCAATCAATGCTGTACCAACAAATAACAAAATGGTTGAAGGCAGAGAACGTAATAAAATTCCCAGGGTGAGCACAAGTAAGCCCACAAATAATGTTTTTTCCATACCAAAACGACGTGCTAGTTTTGGTGTAACAGGGGACAAGACTGCAAAAGCAATCAAAGGTAGGGTTGTCAACATACCAGCAACTGTGCCAGTAAGACCAGTATTATCGCGGATGTCGCCAATGAGTGGTCCTACTGAGGTGATTGCAGCACGAAGGTTGGCAGCAATTAAAATGATCCCTAGCACGGTAAGGATCGTGCGTATTTGGAATGTCCGTGGACGGTTATTACTCAGTTGATGTTGCGGAGTATTCAATTTTCTCTTCTCCTCCCCAAGCATCTTGAAGGACTTGCTGTAGTGTGTTCATGTAAGAGCAAGCGATTGTTTCCGCGGCGCCTGCATCTTGTTGCCTGATCGCTTCTACTAAATCAGTATGACTGACAGGAGAGCTAGAGAGTGTTGTATGGTCAATGACGCTAGCAACAGCATGCGTTAGTGCATCCGTCATACTATCATACAACTCCTGCAAAAGAGTATTATGTGTTGATGCGACAATGGCTTTGTGCAACTTTACGTCTGCTTCTATGTAAAGGGCTACATCACCACGTTCTCTGGCATCATGTTCTTCTGATAAATAACGTTGTAGAGTTGCGATATCTTCTTCTGTCCGATTGTGGGCAGCCAAGCGGGCAGCTTGACGTTCTAACGCATAACGAACTTCCATTGTCTCGCGTAGTTCCGTTTTTTCTAAGCGACGGGTCAACACAGCACCTAATTCGCTGGTGCGGCATACATAAGTGCCATCTCCTTGGCGAACGTCCAACAATCCGCTGTGTACAAGAGCCCGAATGGCTTCCCGGACAGTGTTGCGACTAACGCTTAACTGTTTGACCAGCTCGGGCTCTGGTGGGATTTTTTGTCCTAATGGCCATTGATTTGATTCAATCAGTTGTTCAAATTGAAGGACTACTTGTTGAACCAACGTGAGGCGAGTAGGTTGATTTAATTTCATAGCGTGTGTTACCTCCTTACCTAAATCAATATACATCGGAAACATAGGATGATTGGAATAATGTAGATCATAGCATAGATTGTAATGCTCCTCAATGAGAAAAATTCTCATAACTGTATTCACTCACCCAAGATTATATAAGGACAAGTAAATGCTTCCTAAATGGATAAAATAATTGATGCAAAAATACTGAACAAAAAAAATAAAAAAATTTTTATTTCACCCTTGCTAAATAATTTTACATCAGGTATAATAAATTTTGTTGAGAGGTTGTTACCAACATTTACTACACGGAGGGATACCGAAGTGGTCATAACGGGGCGGTCTTGAAAACCGTTAGGCGGCAACGTCACGGGGGTTCGAATCCCTCTCCCTCCGCCATACTTTACAGAAAATCCGATGAAGAAATTCATTGGATTTTTTTGTGCATTCTTTTTGTTTAACCATAGCATGCCATTATCAATGTGAAAACCACCGTTCTTATTGCTTGGACGGTGGTTTTCAGATACATAAAAATGGGGGGGATTTTTGGATAAG
It includes:
- a CDS encoding MFS transporter, which encodes MLGEEKRKLNTPQHQLSNNRPRTFQIRTILTVLGIILIAANLRAAITSVGPLIGDIRDNTGLTGTVAGMLTTLPLIAFAVLSPVTPKLARRFGMEKTLFVGLLVLTLGILLRSLPSTILLFVGTALIGLAIAVGNVLLPSLIKRDFPHNLGIMTGAYSLSMSIFAALASGLSVPIAHGLQIGWRGSLLSVAALSIVAALIWIPQLQSRHIPKGYSTNKTTSKSIWCCPLAWQVTLFMGLQSLAFYVSISWLPAILFDRGYSAESAGWILSLMQFVSLPVSFIVPMIAGRSKNQRGLAVLMSLFGMIGFTGLFIGSNSLLLLWIIFIGLGQGGSISLALTMFALRAPNVMVSAELSGMAQSIGYALAACGPILFGFLHDVTNGWNLPLIGVVIVILIQLLVGLGAGRDAYVTQLDKKETNSVS
- a CDS encoding FadR family transcriptional regulator gives rise to the protein MKLNQPTRLTLVQQVVLQFEQLIESNQWPLGQKIPPEPELVKQLSVSRNTVREAIRALVHSGLLDVRQGDGTYVCRTSELGAVLTRRLEKTELRETMEVRYALERQAARLAAHNRTEEDIATLQRYLSEEHDARERGDVALYIEADVKLHKAIVASTHNTLLQELYDSMTDALTHAVASVIDHTTLSSSPVSHTDLVEAIRQQDAGAAETIACSYMNTLQQVLQDAWGGEEKIEYSATSTE